AgccagagagagagagagaccttggaaaacgctggtcacgtgtctcccagaatttgggagatgacaaaacataactTAGAGGGAGGAGCTGACATGTCAGGAGTGATTATAAGAATTTGCAGTCCCTCCCTCTATGTTATGTTTAgtcatctcccagattctgggagacacgtgaccagcgttttccagggtctctctctctctctctcgctccaggggacgtgaaggagaggaccctgggaacgaggttggctcAACTGTTAAAATTTAGATCTCAATAGCGTAGTCAATTGTTCCTGAAAAATGAGAAATAGTTGCAAGTATGTTGCGCCTAACTGTTTTCTGGGCTGACGATTGTCCCCTAGTTTTTACagctaacgaaaaaaaaattccacacTTGATTATCTAATGCAGTTTATTGAAATTTATCATTTTCCCAACACTAGTTGTGTAGTCGTATTGAAGGTTAGAGGAGTAAAAATCTCTCGATATGGCTCTATTTTATATGTAGTTAGTTAATTGTCATGCTGTATCTTTTCTAACCAATCATAAACTATAAAATTTGCAACGTACGCATTTCATTGCTTAAACAAGCGTAGTGTTTGAATGACTGGACCTTGCAATTCGAGTTGTTAACTTGTGGTAAACAGGGTCCGCGGAGAGGGAGGGGCTGGAATGGCTACAGCCCTACCAGATTTTTGCTAGGGTTAGTTTTTTTAGGGCTCCAGAGTAAATTTGATAGCATGCAAATGAATGATAGATGGCGAAACCGTGATCCCTAATGCTTGCTTGTCTTGGCCAGTTTTTTTAGCTCTTCCACTTTAAAATTGCATCCGTGGTCCCTGGTAAATGTCTGTTGCTAAAAATGGTCAGCTGCCTAACTTATAGTTTTTGCTGCATCTTCATGAAGTGTTTATCatcttttttatcattttcttttcttcagccAAGCCTACGAGTGAGATGAACGCAGGGTTGTTTGACGCTCGGAGACGTGAGGTCAAACcagatgaaatgaaaaaacagTCTGATTCCGAAAGGCGCGAAGAAAATGAGAAACCTCTCCCGGAAGATTACCCAATCAAGCTGTTTGATTCCGCAAGACGCGAAAACAAAGGACGCCTAGAGAAGATGGCTAATTCCGAAAGACGCGAGGAAAATGGGAAACCTCTCTCTGAAGATTACCCAAAGAAGCTGTTTGATTCCGCAAGACGCGAAAACAAAGGACGCCTAGAGAAGTTGGCTAATTCCGAAAGACGCGAGGAAACTGGGAAACCTCTCGCGGGAGATTACCCAATCAAGCTGTTTGATTCCGCAAGACGCGAAAACAAAGGACGCCTAGAGAAGTTGGCTGATTCCGAAAGACGCGAGGAAAATGGGAAACCTCTCGCGGGAGATTACCCAAAGAAGCTGTTTGATTCCGCAAGACGCGAAAACAAAGGACGCCTAGAGAAGTTGGCTGATTCCGAAAGACGCGAGGAAAATGGGAAACCTCTCGCGGGAGATTACCCAAAGAAGCTGTATGATTCCGCAAGACGCGAAAACAAAGGACGCCTAGAGAAGTTGGCTGATTCCGAAAGACGCGAGGAAAATGGGAAACCTCTCTCGGAAGATTACCCAAAGAAGCTGTTTGATTCCGCAAGACGCGAAAACAAAGGACGCCTAGAGAAGTTGGCTAATTCCGAAAGACGCGAGGAAACTGGGAAACCTCCTGCGGGAGATTACCCAATCAAGCTGTTTGATTCCGCAAGACGCGAAAACAAAGGACGCCTAGAGAAGTTGGCTGATTCCGAAAGACGCGAGGAAAATGGGAAACCTCTCGCGGGAGATTACCCAATCAAGCTGTTTGATTCCGCAAGACGCGAAAACAAAGGACGCCTAGAGAAGTTGGCTGATTCCGAAAGACGCGAGGAAAATGGGAAACCTCTCGCGGGAGATTACCCAAAGAAGCTGTATGATTCCGCGAGACGCGAAAACAAAGGACGCCTAGAGAAGTTGGCTGATTCCGAAAGACGCGAGGAAAATGGGAAACCTCTCGCGGGAGATTACCCAAAGAAGCTGTTTGATTCCGCGAGACGCGAAAACAAAGGACGCCTAGAGAAATTGGCTGATTCCGAAAGACGCGAGGAAAATGGGAAACCTCTCGCGGGAGATTACCCAAAGAAGCTGTTTGATTCCGCGAGACGCGAAAACAAAGGACGCCTAGAGAAGTTGGCTGATTCCGAAAGACGCGAGGAAAATGGGAAACCTCTCGCGGGAGATTACCCAAAGAAGCTGTATGATTCCGCGAGACGCGAAAACAAAGGACGCCTAGAGAAGTTGGCTGATTCCGAAAGACGCGAGGAAAATGGGAAACCTCTCGCGGGAGATTACCCAAAGAAGCTGTTTGATTCCGCGAGACGCGAAAACAAAGGACGCCTAGAGAAGTTGGCTGATTCCGAAAGACGCGAGGAAAATGGGAAACCTCTCGCGGGAGATTACCCAAAGAAGCTGTTTGATTCCGCGAGACGCGAAAACAAAGGACGCCTAGAGAAGTTGGCTGATTCCGAAAGACGCGAGGAAAGTGGGAAACCTCTCTCGGAAGATTACCCAAAGAAGCTGTTTGATTCCGCAAGACGCGAAAACAAAGGACGCCTGGAGAAGTTGGCTGATTCCGAAAGACGCGAGGAAAATGGGAAACCTCTCTCGGAAGATTACCCAAAGAAGCTGTTTTTTGATTCCGAAAGACGCGAAAAAATATGGGGGGCCTCGCTAAAGGGCTAACTGCTAAAAGCAACTGAAGCCATTGAAGAAGGCAAGTAACTTCTACCGTTATTGTTTACACTTTTGTCTCATTGCTCTTAGATTTTGCACGCATGCTTTAGTCAATGCTTGCTCAAGCTTATGATATAAATTCTCTAATTTTAAGGTTCATATCTCGTCCCTTATTTCCCTTGTTCCTTTCAACATTTCGGAGACAACTATTTGTGCATTGTAGTTTCAACATTTTGTTCTAGTTATATGTGGTTGATAGACTACTGGAAACACGAGTTTATGTTATGTTTGTCTTCCGGTGCTTAAACGGTCACTGCTGAGTTCACGTCGTTGAAATGACgaaaacggctgcgaaatgtacaTGCACAAAAATGGAAACTGAACGTGCAAAGGATACAAAATGACTGTGCTTCatttttaaatatgcaaatttctgacgtTCTTGTTTCGTCCTGATTGGCTCCCTATAAGCAAGAAAAGGAAATTAGACGcctatagaaaaaaaaatcaaaacttggATTCAAGCTAGCAAGTCAGTGCCCTTAAAAAACGCCATACACTCGTGTGAATTTTAAGCGTCATGATAAACTAAAGCCCGTGTGTTCATCTCTTTTCATAGGGTAATTGCAAGGCGATTTAAAACAGGACATAGCTACGGTTGAGGGGAGAGCAAAATGCACAAATCGTCGGCATGAGTTTTAGTTACAGCGAGGATCAAGATGaataagaaatgaaattaaagacaattaaaaattgcattattgatttatttgttttttattactgTCTTTGTTCCAAAACTTGGTTAAGAGGCGCTCCGTTACCGAGACTTTGGCTAGCCCCGAATACTCTGTAAAAATGTTGATGTGTTCATATCAGAATCAGGGTTAATCTACGTTAATCGCTTCAAATTCATGTGAAACAAGACTCAGTTCAAATTCGTGTGGAACAAAATtcagttcaaatgaaatcaGAATAAAGATTATCCtgatttcatttgaactgaTTATCAATGGCCGCGGGCAATCTTGCTCAGACATAGCTTACCAGGCTTTCTTGCCTTAGTTATTTTGCTTCCCGAGGGCCACTGTTTCTGTTGCAAGTAACTATTATAACTTTATGATTAAAAACGATGCTTGTTGTCGAAATCACTTCGCGACTTTTTCAAAtagatattagggagctttagcaatgatgacggcaaATAGTATTCATCTCTGACCAGTTGCCAAGCTAACCCAGAAAGCGAGATCTTGTGAAAAGGCCCTCAATCGAGTTGAATCACAGATGATGACGCAATTCCGTTATAATCACTAGGTTAAAATAAATCTAATGACAAAGGATTTTCTAAAATAGGAATTAGTTGCATTGACACTTATCCTGCACTGAGGAAAGCAAGTAGAAAGTGAAGTGTTAAGCATCCAGTGAATTTGGCAAAAGGCTCATCGCTTTTGTACACCGTAGAACTTACAAAAGAGCGACCTAGATTAAAAGAGAAAGCCGCTCGTGAAAATTTTTTCGATCGATAAATAGTGGTTGCCATTGGTCTTAAAACTCTTTCAAAAGATTGACCTAGAGATCAGGCCCTTGGGCTTTTTATGACAAGTCAAAAAACTGTCCACTGTTTCACAAAGAGCGCAATGAGGAAAAACCAACGAAAAATGCTGAACGGAGAATTAAACAAGAAAAAGTAGCCGAGGAATTCATGCCCGCTATCCATTACTTTTTAAACTGTCTGCTCATAAAGATTTGTGCGTTGTTTGTGTTTCGCTGATCAACGGGGGACTGATCTCCAAGGCAATACCTCACATTAGTTAAAAGAATCTATATATCAGTTTCATTTTGAGACCTCTGTTTCCATTTATCATACATAGGCCTCCCGCGTTTTGCTAATGACAGCGAGGGCATATGATGATACATAAAAAGCCAAGAATTGCTCCACTGCATCATTGCATGAGTTTTACTCAAAGTGAGTGCAATCGAAGCTTCCATTTCTACAGGTAGGAGTCACAGCAACCTGCACTGAAGTTTGTAATCTTAGGAATTGCTAGATTCATCGAGACTAAAATGCATTTTATTGCTCATCACGGTCAACACTGCTATTTTCTCGCCAAGGCCACCTGCAAGATCGTTGGCCGGATCTGACTCGAGGGGTTTTCCCGTGTGC
This genomic window from Acropora muricata isolate sample 2 chromosome 2, ASM3666990v1, whole genome shotgun sequence contains:
- the LOC136898998 gene encoding calponin homology domain-containing protein DDB_G0272472-like isoform X3; the encoded protein is MKGKITCLFILTLVVLIIYNFHNGVDAKPTSEMNAGLFDARRREVKPDEMKKQSDSERREENEKPLPEDYPIKLFDSARRENKGRLEKMANSERREENGKPLSEDYPKKLFDSARRENKGRLEKLANSERREETGKPLAGDYPIKLFDSARRENKGRLEKLADSERREENGKPLAGDYPKKLFDSARRENKGRLEKLADSERREENGKPLAGDYPKKLYDSARRENKGRLEKLADSERREENGKPLSEDYPKKLFDSARRENKGRLEKLANSERREETGKPPAGDYPIKLFDSARRENKGRLEKLADSERREENGKPLAGDYPIKLFDSARRENKGRLEKLADSERREENGKPLAGDYPKKLYDSARRENKGRLEKLADSERREENGKPLAGDYPKKLFDSARRENKGRLEKLADSERREENGKPLAGDYPKKLFDSARRENKGRLEKLADSERREENGKPLAGDYPKKLYDSARRENKGRLEKLADSERREENGKPLAGDYPKKLFDSARRENKGRLEKLADSERREENGKPLAGDYPKKLFDSARRENKGRLEKLADSERREESGKPLSEDYPKKLFDSARRENKGRLEKLADSERREENGKPLSEDYPKKLFFDSERREKIWGASLKG